A genomic segment from Spinacia oleracea cultivar Varoflay chromosome 3, BTI_SOV_V1, whole genome shotgun sequence encodes:
- the LOC110786174 gene encoding uncharacterized protein yields the protein MVRNFICGSNNFPREEDAYERQTRSADSSPSRSRSKNPYSSRGLDKFSTLLLKIEEKRQQIYSQVDPDEISLVRFAYSGDHGFKSIVVKAKPKSSPHYTPQPKQPKPQPQPQLYQNIHKPLSIRKLQSSKSMNVNQEVKAENEVHKKLRVHQWKDPKLILVIIILLILLFLLLFGRSFAIMCTSIGWYFIPTIITKTNSNPCSNLRLSFKKKDYAIPRPSHKKLIMTSEGTNSFKTSDGLT from the coding sequence ATGGTGAGAAACTTCATTTGTGGTAGTAATAATTTCCCACGTGAAGAAGATGCGTACGAACGACAAACTCGAAGCGCAGACTCTTCACCAAGCAGATCACGATCCAAAAACCCGTACTCGAGCCGAGGACTCGACAAATTCTCAACACTTCTATTAAAAATTGAAGAGAAAAGACAGCAAATCTATTCACAAGTTGATCCTGATGAGATTTCCCTTGTTCGTTTTGCTTACTCAGGTGATCACGGTTTCAAGTCCATTGTAGTCAAGGCTAAGCCTAAATCTTCTCCTCATTATACACCACAACCTAAACAACCTAAACCTCAACCTCAACCTCAACTTTAtcaaaacattcataaaccactATCCATAAGAAAGTTGCAATCCTCAAAGTCAATGAATGTCAATCAGGAAGTCAAGGCTGAAAATGAGGTTCACAAAAAACTAAGGGTTCATCAATGGAAAGATCCAAAGTTAATATTagtcattattattttattaatcttgctgtttttattattatttgggaGATCTTTTGCAATTATGTGCACTTCAATTGGGTGGTATTTTATTCCTACAATTATTACAAAAACCAATTCAAATCCTTGTTCAAACTTGAGACTATCCTTTAAGAAGAAAGATTACGCAATTCCAAGGCCAAGTCATAAGAAACTAATTATGACAAGTGAAGGAACCAACTCCTTTAAGACTTCTGATGGATTAACTTAA